AACGGGGCCACCGCCACGCCCTCCTGGCTGCTGCCCGCCTGCTTCCAGAACCACGGCAACTACGTCATTAGCCTGGGCAACGTCGTGCGCTGGCTCGGCCAGCAGGCCGAAGCGCTGGGCGTGGAAATCTTCCCCGGCTTCCCCGCCGCTGAAGTTCTGTACGACGAGAATGGCGCCGTCATGGGCGTGGCAACGGGCAACATGGGCGTCGGGAAAGATGGCGAGCCGACCGAGAATTTCCAGCTCGGCATGGAATTGCACGCCAAGTACACGATCTTCTCGGAAGGCGCGCGCGGCAGCCTCGGCCGCCAGCTGATGCGCAAGTTCAACCTCGATGAAGGCCGCGATCCGCAGGCATACGGGTTGGGCATCAAGGAATTGTGGGAAATCGACCCGTCCAAGCACAAGGAAGGTCTTGTGATCCACACGGCGGGTTGGCCGCTCGACTCGAACACCTACGGCGGCTCGTTCCTCTACCATCTGCCGAACCATCAGGTCGCGGTCGGCTTCATCGTCGGCCTGGACTACGGGAACCCCTATCTGTCGCCGTTCGAAGAATTTCAGCGCTACAAGACACATCCGTCGATTCGCCACTTCCTCGAAGGCGGCAAGCGCATTTCGTACGGCGCGCGTGCCATCACGGCAGGCGGCCTGCTCGCGCTGCCGAAGCTCGTTTTCAAGGGCGGCGCGTTGGTCGGTTGCGAAGCCGGTTTTCTGAACGTGAGCCGCATCAAGGGCAGCCACGCAGCCATCAAGAGCGGCATGATGGCCGCCGATGCGGCGTTCGATGCCCTCACCGCGGAGCGTCAACGCGACGAACTCAGCGCTTACCCCGCCGCTTTCGAACAGTCATGGCTGTATGAGGAACTCAACAAGGCCCGCAACTTCAAGCAGTGGTTCAAGAAGGGGCTGACGGTCGCCACGCTGATGACCGGCATCGAACAGAAGTTGCTTGGCGGCAAGATGCCGTGGACGATCCACCGCAAGAAGGCCGACCACGAGTGCCTGCTTCCGGCCGCACAGTGTCAGCCGATCGTCTATCCGAAGCCCGATGGCAAGCTCACGTTCGATCGTCTGTCTTCGGTGTTCATCTCGAATACCAACCACGAAGAAAATCAGCCTGCGCACCTGACGCTCAAGGACGCGAGCGTGCCCGTCGGCATCAACCTGAGCGAATACGCCGGCCCCGAGCAGCGTTATTGCCCGGCAGGGGTCTACGAGTTCGTGAAGAACGACGACGACTCGGAGCGCTTGCAGATCAACGCGCAGAACTGCGTGCACTGCAAAACCTGCGACATCAAGGACCCGACGCAGAACATCGTGTGGGTCACGCCGGAAGGTGGCGGCGGACCGAACTATCCGAATATGTGATGCTGTACTGCCGCCGATTCGCCCGGCGGTTTTTGTTTGGGCAACCCGCCCGGAATCATGAATCCGGTTCATTTCGAATCAATGCCGAAGGCAAGGAGGCACGATGACGAAAATTTCCGTTGGATTGTCGGGGGCCATGCTGGCGGGCACCGTCGCGTTGACGAGCGGCGCCGCACAGGCGAAGACGGTGAGCTACCTGTGCGATAACACGCACGTCGCCGTGGTGGTCTACGACGACCAGAACCTCGGCGGCAACGTCACCCTCTATTGGATGGGCAAGCGCGAAGTGCTTAAACCCGCGCGCGCTGCGAGTGGAGAAAAACATGTCGGACGCACTCTCGTCTGGTGGAGCAAAGGTCCGGAAGGCACGCTCTACACTGCAAAAAACGAGCAACCCATTACGCAATGCCGCGAGTAATGCCGTGAGTAGTGCCGCGAGTAATGCGGTCAGAATGCGGATGTAAAAAACGCCAGACGATAGTCTGGCGTCAGATTGCTGACGAACCCCTCGTTTTTCGGAGCGAGGGGTTTTATCGTTTAGGCAAGGGCGAATGGGCAGCGTAAGGGCGCGCACATTGAGAGACAAGCCCTCAGGACGCTCGTGAGCCACCGAAACGGGCGCCAAAGGGACGAACGCTCGCCTGCACGCGCCCGTAGGCGCGCCACCAGCATCGCAATTTTCTTGATGTTCTGCGCCGCCGCAGCCAACAAGCACTGCTCGGCCACCTTGCGCAGCCCGCGCATGCGCGCATATCGGTGCCCGTGCAGTTGCTTGGCGTCGGCGAAGCTGCGTTCCACCGTCTCCTTGCGCCGCGCGTAAATGCGTCGCCCCCACTCGCTCAGCCGCCTCGCATCCACCCGCTCCTTGGCGCGCTCCCAGACATGGCGCGTCACCACCTTCACCGCGTTGGCACTGTTCGTGCACTGTGCTCGTACCGGGCAGCATCGGCATATCCGAGCATCGGATTTGTATTCCCGATAGCCGAGCCGGTTAGTCGTGCTGTACGGCAGCGCCTGTCCCTGCGGGCACACGTACTCGTTGCGGTACGCGTCGTACTGGAACTGCCGTTTGTAGAACAGCCCCGGCTTGTGGTTCGGCGTGCGATAGCCCATCACCCCGGCAATCTCCCGCTCCTCCAGCCCCTGGCATACCGCCGGTGTGAAGTAGCCAGCATCCAGCCCCACCGCTTCCACCTTGAACTCAAAGCGCTCGCGCTGTCGATCCAGCCGCTCCAGATACGGCTGGCTGTCGTGCACCGAGGCCGGCGTCACATGCGTATCGGTGATGATCGCGTGCTTGGCGTCCACCGTGCGGTGGTCCAGATAGAAGAACCCCTTCGGCTTGTCGTCCCGCACCATGTAGCCGCTGTCCGGATCGGTCCGGCTAATCTTGGTGTCCTTGCTCGACGGCGGCTCATCGTCGTCCCGATTCAGCGGCTTCTTGCCATGCGCGGCCCGGTCCGCATCCACTGCCGCATTGAGCTTCTCCAGATAGGCCGCAGGCGTCTGTTCCAGCTTTACCACGTCGAACTTGTTCTTGTTCGCATTGGCCTTCAGGTGCGTGCTGTCGGTGTACAGCACACGGCCATCGACCAGACCACGGCCCATCGCCTGGCGCACGATCTCGTCGAAGATCTCCTGATACACCGTCGTGTCCGTGAAGCGTCGGCGGCGATTCTGCGAGAACGTCGACGCATCCGGCACCTTGTCGGTCAGCCGAAACCGGGCGAACCACCGATAGGCGACGTTGACCTGGACCTCGCGCATCAACTGCCGCTCACTGCGCACCCCAAACAGGTAGCCGATGAACAGCAGCTTGAACATCACCACCGGATCGAGCGCCGGACGACCGTTGTCTGCGCAGTACAGATGCGCGACCTTTTCGCGGATGAATTCGAAATCCACTGCCGCGTCGATCTGGCGCAGCAGGTGGTCCTTCGGCACGAGTTCCTCGAGCGTCACCATCTCGAGTTCGTGCTGCGTGGGCGTCGGGATCTTTAGCATCCTGCTATTAAAAAACAAAACCCTCGCACTTGGCGAGGGTTTGTCAGCAATCTGGCCAGACGATAGTCTGGCGTTTTTGTCTCATGTCACCGAATGTTGGACGCCGCTCGTACGACAAGCACTGCGGCCCGTGCAAACACGGCAAACATCCCCGAGAGGTGGCGGCGTCGCGACTGGCACCCCGGGTATTCCGCGTGTATGACGTCACTCCGGTGCGCGCGCGGGGATCACCGGCGTCGTCACCGGGACATCCCCACACTGCGCGCGGTGACGCAACGCATGGTCGATCAGCACGAGTGCAAGCAATGACTCCGCAATCGGCGTCGCGCGAATGCCAACACACGGGTCGTGACGGCCGAACGTTTCGACCGTGGCCGGCTGGCCGGTCATGTCGATCGATTGACGTGGCGTACGAATACTCGACGT
This is a stretch of genomic DNA from Pandoraea faecigallinarum. It encodes these proteins:
- a CDS encoding MliC family protein, which produces MTKISVGLSGAMLAGTVALTSGAAQAKTVSYLCDNTHVAVVVYDDQNLGGNVTLYWMGKREVLKPARAASGEKHVGRTLVWWSKGPEGTLYTAKNEQPITQCRE
- a CDS encoding IS1182 family transposase, giving the protein MLKIPTPTQHELEMVTLEELVPKDHLLRQIDAAVDFEFIREKVAHLYCADNGRPALDPVVMFKLLFIGYLFGVRSERQLMREVQVNVAYRWFARFRLTDKVPDASTFSQNRRRRFTDTTVYQEIFDEIVRQAMGRGLVDGRVLYTDSTHLKANANKNKFDVVKLEQTPAAYLEKLNAAVDADRAAHGKKPLNRDDDEPPSSKDTKISRTDPDSGYMVRDDKPKGFFYLDHRTVDAKHAIITDTHVTPASVHDSQPYLERLDRQRERFEFKVEAVGLDAGYFTPAVCQGLEEREIAGVMGYRTPNHKPGLFYKRQFQYDAYRNEYVCPQGQALPYSTTNRLGYREYKSDARICRCCPVRAQCTNSANAVKVVTRHVWERAKERVDARRLSEWGRRIYARRKETVERSFADAKQLHGHRYARMRGLRKVAEQCLLAAAAQNIKKIAMLVARLRARAGERSSLWRPFRWLTSVLRACLSMCAPLRCPFALA
- a CDS encoding electron transfer flavoprotein-ubiquinone oxidoreductase; the encoded protein is MDPKLLEQYGPRESMEYDVVIVGGGPAGLSTAIRLKQRAQEAGKEISVCVLEKGSEIGAHILSGAVMDPLALTELIPNWKDLGAPLDTPVVEDRFLFLSENGATATPSWLLPACFQNHGNYVISLGNVVRWLGQQAEALGVEIFPGFPAAEVLYDENGAVMGVATGNMGVGKDGEPTENFQLGMELHAKYTIFSEGARGSLGRQLMRKFNLDEGRDPQAYGLGIKELWEIDPSKHKEGLVIHTAGWPLDSNTYGGSFLYHLPNHQVAVGFIVGLDYGNPYLSPFEEFQRYKTHPSIRHFLEGGKRISYGARAITAGGLLALPKLVFKGGALVGCEAGFLNVSRIKGSHAAIKSGMMAADAAFDALTAERQRDELSAYPAAFEQSWLYEELNKARNFKQWFKKGLTVATLMTGIEQKLLGGKMPWTIHRKKADHECLLPAAQCQPIVYPKPDGKLTFDRLSSVFISNTNHEENQPAHLTLKDASVPVGINLSEYAGPEQRYCPAGVYEFVKNDDDSERLQINAQNCVHCKTCDIKDPTQNIVWVTPEGGGGPNYPNM